TACGTTACCCTGGATGTCCAAACATCACTGTGGTTGTTAGCAAAGTCGAGGCATCTGGCCATTATGGTATCCCGCTGCATGTGCAGATAATAGAGATATCATGCACCATGCAGCATTTAGGTAATCGAACAGCTAAACAAGTACAGTTTAGATCATGCACACAGTGCAATTTGATTGATCACAACAAAGTGTCAAAGGTTCATTAAGAAAAATACCATGAACtcactatactgtatatagcgcgaaatttttgctgttttcttgggttagcaatcctacacgaaaattgttacTAAAACGTAAAGGCATGGCCTGTGAATGTTTCCGGTATAAGCAGTCAACCCCCATGAAATATTTATTCCAAAATGcgtttagaggccaatccatgAAATTCAAGTGTCTGGAAAATGTtgcactatacggtaattaaaCTGTGGGAGAACCATAACCGCATTAACTATGGTAACTACTTCATGCTGCATCTAATTCTTACCTTATGTTTTTGTTTTGAATCAGTAATTATAAGGTCAACCTCAGAGTTTGAATCATTGGGTTGTGTGCGGAGTTCCTTTATGATTTCTGAACCTCGTGACAAGGTAGTAGATTGCCGCTGGAGAGAAGTCTTTGCAGGAGAACGAACATGTGGAGAACAAgaaaccacatcattgtatgTGGGAGGATCTTTTTCAGGAATTGTAGACAGTTGAGGATTTTTAATATACTCTGATTCAGAAGCTGTTGTCTCATCAATTGGAGTACATCGTTGACTCGGCTCTGAAGTATCATGTCGAAGATTTCTTGATTGTATGGTATAGCCATACCTTTCAGCCCGACTTTgatctgtgcatgtgtgcacgaataattatattatacacatgcatgcagtgcatgcattcgtaaaatatagtgcatgcactcactgcatgtgagtatgtatatatgcaaGAGTATATCTATATACCTTTGATTATGTGAACCTACATGATAAGCTGGCACTGACTGCTGATGAGAGAGCATCCACTGTAGATGCACTAGTCATTGAATTCAAACCGTCCTCCTGAGTACTTGTGGTGTCATCTGTGAGCAAAATATacatattacatgcatgcatgaatacatATGCGGTCAAACCTGCACTGGGAGACATTGGCAATGCATCTGCGTTAATGCATATGGGTTTGTCTGACTCATAAACACTCATGTTTGCAAATATTTCATCGCACTCGACCAGCACTCTCAAAACGTTTCGATGTTGCTTTTGATGTGCAATGTCAAAAGCAGTTAATCCAACGTTATTTCTAGCGTTGACATCACTGAGCTCAAGAAGATATTCGGCAGCTCCTTCGTTGTTGAATCGAGCAGCTGTGTGCAGAGGTGTGTCTCCATCTTCATTCACAACTGAGACATTATGATGGTGTGTTTCGACCAATTGGGTGACTAAGAGTCCCCATTTTGACCAATCCCAGCGACAGGCAAGATGGAGAAGGGTCATTCCATCACTGTCCCTGATTGAACTGACATCAAGTGTTGAATCAAGCCCTATCAGTGAGGCTAAGGCAGAAGTCGGGTCACCACCATCTTGGCCAAACGCTTTTAGCAGCTTCTTTGTTGAATCACCTTCTGCCTGTAAAGTTTAAGCGCTAGAATACATATACATTGTTTAGAAGTACAGCTAGCTGCATTAGAATATAAAACAAGGTACTTATGTACCACTTCAGTATGTACAAGTCTAGTGAATATAGTTATTACCTTCAATATTACTTGTTGACCAATTTTGACCTCAATGAATGCATTTTCTTTCAGGTGCTGCATTTGTTCAGGACTCAACTGGCTGTAAACATGCCTAAAATAAGCTGGAACTCTAAACACCAGCTCTGTACAGCCTTCTTGAACATGCTTCAAATTCAGAACTTGGTGTGGTAGTAGTTGTCCCCAGCAATTCACAAAAACTAACTTCAATTTTTGAATTTGATCGAAGGTGATTGCATCAAAGTCAACATCGATCTTACATGTTATCTCCACTGATTCAATGTGAGACGGTTGAGGGCCAAAGTCATCAACAAATAGAAAACATCGTCGATTAATATATTGCTGAAAGAAATGCTCATATCTCACTAAAGATGGATCATTTTTATTCGAGAAAAGAAATTCTTCTCGTATTGCGGAAATGAGTGAATAATTGAACCAAGAGCAGAAATTATTCTGTAAGTAGTCAGACAATTCGCTAAAACTGGTAACATCACGGATCAGAATCTCTTCAGAAGGTTTGCGATAAATTTTGTTGAAATACGATCCTTGTGGTGTTAAAAGTGCCTGGACGTACTGCTTCACTTTAGTAATGTCATATTGTT
This region of Halichondria panicea chromosome 12, odHalPani1.1, whole genome shotgun sequence genomic DNA includes:
- the LOC135345405 gene encoding uncharacterized protein LOC135345405 isoform X2; the encoded protein is MTTNIGNVVLVSCNEQLVTHFASDPRGYAGVLFQNHLISEETNQEIQLDKTNTAKARMLVLELQAKVKSFPGTYDKFITILRERNERHDDDLISALTDKYKELEAVDQTNSAETEVPVEPQRIVATMDYEDQAGGELTPRSVSTSSSGIESLTASDSNTDRTFFNFQCGCGKCTILGHVTGRDKCLSSKPPQIKRFTRDTPCSENRVSSTEISYSTFKTALHNETQNIHSKFCSLLTNTITNLEKQYDITKVKQYVQALLTPQGSYFNKIYRKPSEEILIRDVTSFSELSDYLQNNFCSWFNYSLISAIREEFLFSNKNDPSLVRYEHFFQQYINRRCFLFVDDFGPQPSHIESVEITCKIDVDFDAITFDQIQKLKLVFVNCWGQLLPHQVLNLKHVQEGCTELVFRVPAYFRHVYSQLSPEQMQHLKENAFIEVKIGQQVILKAEGDSTKKLLKAFGQDGGDPTSALASLIGLDSTLDVSSIRDSDGMTLLHLACRWDWSKWGLLVTQLVETHHHNVSVVNEDGDTPLHTAARFNNEGAAEYLLELSDVNARNNVGLTAFDIAHQKQHRNVLRVLVECDEIFANMSVYESDKPICINADALPMSPSADDTTSTQEDGLNSMTSASTVDALSSAVSASLSYQSRAERYGYTIQSRNLRHDTSEPSQRCTPIDETTASESEYIKNPQLSTIPEKDPPTYNDVVSCSPHVRSPAKTSLQRQSTTLSRGSEIIKELRTQPNDSNSEVDLIITDSKQKHKRDTIMARCLDFANNHSDVWTSRVTYKLLH